The Scomber japonicus isolate fScoJap1 chromosome 13, fScoJap1.pri, whole genome shotgun sequence genome includes a window with the following:
- the taok1b gene encoding serine/threonine-protein kinase TAO1 isoform X1, protein MPSSVRAGSLKDPEVAELFFKEDPEKLFSDLREIGHGSFGAVYFARDVRTNEVVAIKKMSYNGKQSNEKWQDIIKEVKFLQRIRHPNSIEYKGCYLREHTAWLVMEYCLGSASDLLEVHKKPLQEVEIAAITHGALQGLAYLHSHNMIHRDVKAGNILLTEPGLVKLADFGSASIASPANSFVGTPYWMAPEVILAMDEGQYDGKVDVWSLGITCIELAERKPPLFNMNAMSALYHIAQNESPTLQSSEWTDYFRNFIDSCLQKIPQDRPHSDDMLGHAFLQRERPDSVLMDLIQRTKDAVRELDNLQYRKMKKILLQEAHNGPTAEAQDGEEELEPGAGRTGTVNSVGSNQSIPSMSISASSQSSSVNSLNEAAQDSRSELDLMEGDHTVMSNSSVIHLKPEEEEESFSGEQAASSQPSEPEETPTQAPRKHYRNREHFATIRTASLVTREMQEHEQDSELREQMSGYKRMRRQHQKHLMALENKLKGEMDEHRLRLDKELESQRNNFTQEMDKLLKKHQAALEKDLKTFTNDEKKFQQHIQVQQKKELSSFLESQKREYKLRKEQLKEELSENQSTPKKEKQEWLSKQKENIQHFQAEEEANLLRRQRQYLELECRRFKRRILIARHNVEQDLAREELNKRQTQKDLEHAMLLRHHESMQELEFRHLGTIQKARAELIRTQHQTELTNQLEYNKRRERELRRKHVMEVRQQPKSLKSKELQIKKQFQDTCKTQTRQYKALRNHLLETTPKSDHKAVLKRLKEEQTRKLAILAEQYDHSINEMLSTQALRLDEAQEGECQVLRMQLQQELELLNAYQSKIKMQTDAQHDKERRELEQRVSLRRALLEQKIEEEMLALQNERLERIRSLLERQAREIEAFDSESMRLGFSNMVLTNLAHDSPGGWGGGGGGGQGAQGGGHWPGGNGGGGHHSHHHQGGSSSQQPWGHPMLAGGPPPWSLHHPGGGGQRGSGGGAGGVRNSPQAMRRTSSGGRSEQGMSRSASITSQISNGSHLSYT, encoded by the exons ATGCCCTCCTCTGTAAGGGCAGGGAGCCTGAAGGATCCGGAGGTGGCTGAGCTTTTCTTCAAAGAAGACCCGGAGAAGCTTTTCTCTGACCTTCGAGAGATTGGACATGGCAGCTTTGGCGCCGTCTACTTT GCAAGGGATGTGCGCACGAATGAAGTTGTGGCAATTAAAAAGATGTCCTACAATGGGAAACAGTCTAATGAG AAATGGCAGGACATTATAAAGGAGGTGAAGTTTCTCCAAAGGATCCGGCATCCTAACAGTATAGAGTACAAAGGTTGTTACCTTCGTGAGCACACAGCATGG CTGGTGATGGAGTACTGTCTTGGCTCAGCCTCTGATCTGCTAGAAG TTCATAAAAAACCTCTACAAGAAGTAGAGATTGCTGCCATTACACACGGTGCTTTGCAGGGCCTGGCATACCTTCATTCCCACAACATGATCCACAG GGATGTGAAGGCAGGTAACATCCTGCTGACTGAGCCAGGGCTGGTCAAACTGGCAGACTTTGGCTCTGCCTCCATTGCTTCGCCTGCCAACTCCTTTGTTGGAACACCATATTG gATGGCCCCGGAGGTGATTCTAGCTATGGATGAGGGCCAGTATGATGGAAAGGTAGATGTCTGGTCGTTAGGGATCACCTGTATAGAATTAG CGGAGAGGAAGCCTCCCTTGTTTAACATGAATGCAATGAGTGCCTTATACCACATAGCGCAGAATGAGAGCCCCACACTGCAATCCAGTGAATG GACGGATTACTTTAGAAACTTTATCGATTCTTGCCTTCAGAAAATCCCCCAGGACAGACCGCACTCTGACGACATGCTGGGT CATGCGTTTCTACAGCGTGAACGTCCAGACTCTGTGCTGATGGATCTTATTCAGAGGACCAAGGATGCAGTGCGAGAGCTGGACAACCTGCAATACCGCAAGATGAAGAAGATCCTCCTTCAGGAGGCCCACAACGGACCCACAGCAGAGGCCCAGGATGGAGAAGAG GAGTTGGAGCCAGGCGCAGGTCGGACAGGAACAGTGAACAGCGTGGGCAGTAATCAGTCCATCCCCAGCATGTCGATCAGCGCCAGCTCCCAGAGCAGCTCTGTCAACAGTTTGAACGAAGCGGCCCAGGACAGCCGCAGTGAGCTGGACCTGATGGAGGGAGACCATACAGTCATGTCCAACAGCTCTGTCATACACCTCAAACCG gaagaagaagaggagagtttCTCTGGGGAGCAGGCAGCCAGCAGTCAACCCTCTGAGCCCGAGGAAACGCCAACTCAGGCCCCGAGGAAGCACTACCGTAACAGAGAGCATTTTGCCACCATACGCACAGCATCACTA GTGACTCGAGAGATGCAGGAACATGAGCAGGACTCGGAGCTGCGGGAGCAAATGTCAGGATACAAACGCATGAGGCGGCAACATCAGAAGCACCTGATGGCCCTGGAGAACAAGCTGAAAGGGGAGATGGATGAGCACAGGCTGAGGCTAGACAAAGAGCTGGAGAGTCAGAGAAACAACTTTACCCAAGAGATGGACAAGCTGCTGAAAAAACACCAGGCCGCTCTGGAAAAAGAC CTGAAGACGTTTACCAACGATGAGAAGAAGTTCCAGCAGCACATCCAGGTGCAGCAGAAGAAGGAGCTCAGCAGCTTCCTGGAGTCACAGAAGCGGGAGTACAAACTGCGCAAGGAGCAGCTCAAAGAG GAGCTGAGTGAGAACCAGTCCACTccaaagaaagagaagcaggagtGGCTGTCCAAGCAGAAAGAGAACATCCAGCACTTCCAG GCGGAGGAGGAGGCTAACCTGCTGAGGAGACAGAGGCAGTACCTGGAGTTAGAGTGTCGGCGGTTTAAACGCAGGATCCTCATTGCCAGACACAATGTCGAGCAGGATCTGGCCAGAGAg gAGCTGAACAAACGGCAGACACAAAAGGACCTGGAGCATGCCATGCTGCTCAGGCATCATGAGTCAATGCAGGAGCTGGAGTTCCGGCACCTGGGGACGATCCAGAAGGCGCGGGCAGAGCTGATACGAACCCAGCACCAGACAGAGCTCACCAACCAGCTGGAGTACAataagaggagggagagggagctgAGGCGCAAGCATGTCATGGAGGTCCGACAACAGCCCAAGAGCCTCAAG TCTAAGGAACTTCAGATTAAGAAGCAGTTCCAGGACACTTGTAAAACTCAGACCAGGCAGTACAAGGCTCTCAGGAACCACCTGCTGGAGACCACACCCAAGTCTGATCACAAGGCTGTGCTCAAGAGGCTGAAGGAAGAGCAGACCAGGAAGCTGGCCATCCTGGCTGAGCAGTACGACCACTCCATCAATGAAATGCTCTCCACACAGGCT CTGCGGTTAGATGAAGCTCAGGAGGGGGAGTGTCAGGTTCTGAggatgcagctgcagcaggagctggagctgctcAATGCTTACCAGAGCAAGATCAAGATGCAAACCGACGCCCAGCAcgacaaggaaaggagggagctgGAGCAGAGGGTCTCACTGCGAAGGGCTCTGCTGGAACAGAAA ATTGAGGAGGAAATGCTCGCCCTGCAGAACGAGCGCTTGGAGCGAATCCGCTCCCTGCTGGAGCGCCAGGCCCGAGAGATCGAGGCTTTTGACTCGGAGTCCATGCGGCTGGGCTTCAGCAACATGGTGCTCACCAACCTGGCTCATGATTCCCCGGGAGGCTGGGGCGGGGGGGGAGGCGGAGGCCAGGGGGCTCAGGGAGGAGGCCACTGGCCTGGAGGAAACGGAGGTGGAGGCCATCATAGTCATCACCACCAGGGGGGCTCCAGCTCGCAGCAGCCCTGGGGTCACCCCATGCTGGCTGGGGGCCCGCCACCCTGGAGCCTCCACCACCCTGGAGGAGGCGGTCAGAGGGGGAGCGGGGGAGGTGCAGGAGGGGTGAGGAACAGCCCGCAGGCTATGAGGAGGACGTCATCAGGGGGGAGGAGTGAACAGGGCATGAGCAGGAGCGCCAGCATCACCTCTCAAATCTCCAACGGATCCCACCTGTCGTACacctag
- the taok1b gene encoding serine/threonine-protein kinase TAO1 isoform X2, whose product MPSSVRAGSLKDPEVAELFFKEDPEKLFSDLREIGHGSFGAVYFARDVRTNEVVAIKKMSYNGKQSNEKWQDIIKEVKFLQRIRHPNSIEYKGCYLREHTAWLVMEYCLGSASDLLEVHKKPLQEVEIAAITHGALQGLAYLHSHNMIHRDVKAGNILLTEPGLVKLADFGSASIASPANSFVGTPYWMAPEVILAMDEGQYDGKVDVWSLGITCIELAERKPPLFNMNAMSALYHIAQNESPTLQSSEWTDYFRNFIDSCLQKIPQDRPHSDDMLGHAFLQRERPDSVLMDLIQRTKDAVRELDNLQYRKMKKILLQEAHNGPTAEAQDGEEELEPGAGRTGTVNSVGSNQSIPSMSISASSQSSSVNSLNEAAQDSRSELDLMEGDHTVMSNSSVIHLKPVEEESFSGEQAASSQPSEPEETPTQAPRKHYRNREHFATIRTASLVTREMQEHEQDSELREQMSGYKRMRRQHQKHLMALENKLKGEMDEHRLRLDKELESQRNNFTQEMDKLLKKHQAALEKDLKTFTNDEKKFQQHIQVQQKKELSSFLESQKREYKLRKEQLKEELSENQSTPKKEKQEWLSKQKENIQHFQAEEEANLLRRQRQYLELECRRFKRRILIARHNVEQDLAREELNKRQTQKDLEHAMLLRHHESMQELEFRHLGTIQKARAELIRTQHQTELTNQLEYNKRRERELRRKHVMEVRQQPKSLKSKELQIKKQFQDTCKTQTRQYKALRNHLLETTPKSDHKAVLKRLKEEQTRKLAILAEQYDHSINEMLSTQALRLDEAQEGECQVLRMQLQQELELLNAYQSKIKMQTDAQHDKERRELEQRVSLRRALLEQKIEEEMLALQNERLERIRSLLERQAREIEAFDSESMRLGFSNMVLTNLAHDSPGGWGGGGGGGQGAQGGGHWPGGNGGGGHHSHHHQGGSSSQQPWGHPMLAGGPPPWSLHHPGGGGQRGSGGGAGGVRNSPQAMRRTSSGGRSEQGMSRSASITSQISNGSHLSYT is encoded by the exons ATGCCCTCCTCTGTAAGGGCAGGGAGCCTGAAGGATCCGGAGGTGGCTGAGCTTTTCTTCAAAGAAGACCCGGAGAAGCTTTTCTCTGACCTTCGAGAGATTGGACATGGCAGCTTTGGCGCCGTCTACTTT GCAAGGGATGTGCGCACGAATGAAGTTGTGGCAATTAAAAAGATGTCCTACAATGGGAAACAGTCTAATGAG AAATGGCAGGACATTATAAAGGAGGTGAAGTTTCTCCAAAGGATCCGGCATCCTAACAGTATAGAGTACAAAGGTTGTTACCTTCGTGAGCACACAGCATGG CTGGTGATGGAGTACTGTCTTGGCTCAGCCTCTGATCTGCTAGAAG TTCATAAAAAACCTCTACAAGAAGTAGAGATTGCTGCCATTACACACGGTGCTTTGCAGGGCCTGGCATACCTTCATTCCCACAACATGATCCACAG GGATGTGAAGGCAGGTAACATCCTGCTGACTGAGCCAGGGCTGGTCAAACTGGCAGACTTTGGCTCTGCCTCCATTGCTTCGCCTGCCAACTCCTTTGTTGGAACACCATATTG gATGGCCCCGGAGGTGATTCTAGCTATGGATGAGGGCCAGTATGATGGAAAGGTAGATGTCTGGTCGTTAGGGATCACCTGTATAGAATTAG CGGAGAGGAAGCCTCCCTTGTTTAACATGAATGCAATGAGTGCCTTATACCACATAGCGCAGAATGAGAGCCCCACACTGCAATCCAGTGAATG GACGGATTACTTTAGAAACTTTATCGATTCTTGCCTTCAGAAAATCCCCCAGGACAGACCGCACTCTGACGACATGCTGGGT CATGCGTTTCTACAGCGTGAACGTCCAGACTCTGTGCTGATGGATCTTATTCAGAGGACCAAGGATGCAGTGCGAGAGCTGGACAACCTGCAATACCGCAAGATGAAGAAGATCCTCCTTCAGGAGGCCCACAACGGACCCACAGCAGAGGCCCAGGATGGAGAAGAG GAGTTGGAGCCAGGCGCAGGTCGGACAGGAACAGTGAACAGCGTGGGCAGTAATCAGTCCATCCCCAGCATGTCGATCAGCGCCAGCTCCCAGAGCAGCTCTGTCAACAGTTTGAACGAAGCGGCCCAGGACAGCCGCAGTGAGCTGGACCTGATGGAGGGAGACCATACAGTCATGTCCAACAGCTCTGTCATACACCTCAAACCGGTGG aagaggagagtttCTCTGGGGAGCAGGCAGCCAGCAGTCAACCCTCTGAGCCCGAGGAAACGCCAACTCAGGCCCCGAGGAAGCACTACCGTAACAGAGAGCATTTTGCCACCATACGCACAGCATCACTA GTGACTCGAGAGATGCAGGAACATGAGCAGGACTCGGAGCTGCGGGAGCAAATGTCAGGATACAAACGCATGAGGCGGCAACATCAGAAGCACCTGATGGCCCTGGAGAACAAGCTGAAAGGGGAGATGGATGAGCACAGGCTGAGGCTAGACAAAGAGCTGGAGAGTCAGAGAAACAACTTTACCCAAGAGATGGACAAGCTGCTGAAAAAACACCAGGCCGCTCTGGAAAAAGAC CTGAAGACGTTTACCAACGATGAGAAGAAGTTCCAGCAGCACATCCAGGTGCAGCAGAAGAAGGAGCTCAGCAGCTTCCTGGAGTCACAGAAGCGGGAGTACAAACTGCGCAAGGAGCAGCTCAAAGAG GAGCTGAGTGAGAACCAGTCCACTccaaagaaagagaagcaggagtGGCTGTCCAAGCAGAAAGAGAACATCCAGCACTTCCAG GCGGAGGAGGAGGCTAACCTGCTGAGGAGACAGAGGCAGTACCTGGAGTTAGAGTGTCGGCGGTTTAAACGCAGGATCCTCATTGCCAGACACAATGTCGAGCAGGATCTGGCCAGAGAg gAGCTGAACAAACGGCAGACACAAAAGGACCTGGAGCATGCCATGCTGCTCAGGCATCATGAGTCAATGCAGGAGCTGGAGTTCCGGCACCTGGGGACGATCCAGAAGGCGCGGGCAGAGCTGATACGAACCCAGCACCAGACAGAGCTCACCAACCAGCTGGAGTACAataagaggagggagagggagctgAGGCGCAAGCATGTCATGGAGGTCCGACAACAGCCCAAGAGCCTCAAG TCTAAGGAACTTCAGATTAAGAAGCAGTTCCAGGACACTTGTAAAACTCAGACCAGGCAGTACAAGGCTCTCAGGAACCACCTGCTGGAGACCACACCCAAGTCTGATCACAAGGCTGTGCTCAAGAGGCTGAAGGAAGAGCAGACCAGGAAGCTGGCCATCCTGGCTGAGCAGTACGACCACTCCATCAATGAAATGCTCTCCACACAGGCT CTGCGGTTAGATGAAGCTCAGGAGGGGGAGTGTCAGGTTCTGAggatgcagctgcagcaggagctggagctgctcAATGCTTACCAGAGCAAGATCAAGATGCAAACCGACGCCCAGCAcgacaaggaaaggagggagctgGAGCAGAGGGTCTCACTGCGAAGGGCTCTGCTGGAACAGAAA ATTGAGGAGGAAATGCTCGCCCTGCAGAACGAGCGCTTGGAGCGAATCCGCTCCCTGCTGGAGCGCCAGGCCCGAGAGATCGAGGCTTTTGACTCGGAGTCCATGCGGCTGGGCTTCAGCAACATGGTGCTCACCAACCTGGCTCATGATTCCCCGGGAGGCTGGGGCGGGGGGGGAGGCGGAGGCCAGGGGGCTCAGGGAGGAGGCCACTGGCCTGGAGGAAACGGAGGTGGAGGCCATCATAGTCATCACCACCAGGGGGGCTCCAGCTCGCAGCAGCCCTGGGGTCACCCCATGCTGGCTGGGGGCCCGCCACCCTGGAGCCTCCACCACCCTGGAGGAGGCGGTCAGAGGGGGAGCGGGGGAGGTGCAGGAGGGGTGAGGAACAGCCCGCAGGCTATGAGGAGGACGTCATCAGGGGGGAGGAGTGAACAGGGCATGAGCAGGAGCGCCAGCATCACCTCTCAAATCTCCAACGGATCCCACCTGTCGTACacctag